GGTCGTGGGTCAAGCAACTGGCACAAATGACTCCGTTTCAACATCCCTATTTACAGGTTGGAGCGCTGAATACGTCGTCCGATCGTTTGCGCCGATACCCGATTTTGCTGCCAGCCAAACGGGTAGAACCGCGATCGCTACTAACCATGTTCGCAGCTTATTGCACGCGATTGGCAACAGAGTCAGAGTTTGACTTGGGGCTGCAAACCGCAGCACAGCGCAGTATTGCCCCAGAAATTTTTGCTCAACAAGTGCCGATTCGCGTTCAGTCTGTTGCTGAGGAACCATTTACCGATTTTCAGAAACGCTTTGAAGCAGAATTAGATCGTGCGTCTCGTCTAGGTAGTTACACCTTAGATATCTTTGCCCGCCATTCAGAATTACAGCAGCTTTCCCAAGATGCCCTCCAAGTAACAATTGTTCTTGTGGAGAACCCCAATCGACTGGAATGGGCTGATTTAGGAGCAACAATTGCCCTGGTTGCCTATGAAGATGGCAGCTTGCCGGAATTGATTCACGCTGGAGCGATCGATGAAGTAAATAGTGCGGCGATCGCCCAGCAACTTCGGAGTCTGATCGATGCCTGTGTCGAACATCCCGAACAATTACTGCACCAACTCCCCTTACTCTCCGCTACAGAACTACACCAAATTGTGGTGGAGTGGAACCAAACAGTAAAACCATACTCTAGAGATTGCTGCATCCATCAGTTGTTCGAGCAGCAAGTCACCCTCCATCCCGACGCGATCGCCGTTGCTTTTGAGGAGCAACAGTTAACCTACGGAGAGTTGAATGCCAAAGCCAATCAACTAGCTCGTTATTTACAACAACAAGGCGTAGGTCCCGACGTTTTAGTAGGGTTGCACGTAGAGCGATCGCTCTTAATGATGGTAGCGTTGCTGGGAATTCACAAGGCAGGCGGTGCTTACGTTCCTCTCGATCCAGAATTTCCACGGGATCGGCTCGGCTTCATGTTGCAAGACTCTCAAGCTCCGGTTATTGTCACCCAGCAACAATTAATGAGCAATTTGGTTGTCGAGCCTGGTGTCAGTGTTATCCCCATCGATACGATGTGGGACGAGATCGAGCAACAGGCGATCGCCAATCCTAATAGTGGAGTCAAGCCGGAAAACCTGAGCTACGCGATCTATACCTCTGGTTCTACAGGTAAGCCCAAGGGTGTGATGGTAGAACACCGTAACGCAGTCAATTTCTTTACGGGGATGGATGGAGTTATCGAGCATAATCCTCCTGGAGTCTGGTTAGCGGTCACGAGTTTGTCCTTTGATATTTCCGTGTTAGAGCTATTTTGGACGTTGGCACGGGGGTTTAAGGTCGTCATTTACAATGCCAAGAAAGAGCGTACCGCTGCCAAGCCGTCATCGCTCCAGAATACAAACAAGGCGATCGATTTCAGTCTGTTTTATTTCTCTAGCTACGAAAATGGTGGGGATACTGCCGCTAAATACCGTCTATTGACTGAAGGCGCTAAGTTTGGCGATACGAACGGATTTAAAGCAGTCTGGACTCCAGAACGGCACTTCCATGCCTTCGGGGGGCTATTTCCCAACCCTGCCGTTACCAGTGCAGCGATCGCGGCAACGACGAAACAGATTCAGATTCGGGCAGGTAGCTGTGTTTCTCCACTGCATAGCTCGGTACGAATTGCCGAAGATTGGTCTATTGTGGATAATTTGTCAGGCGGTCGGGTGGGGATTTCCTTCGCTGCTGGCTGGCAACCAAATGATTTTGTCCTGCGCCCGGAAACCTTTGAGAATCGTAAGGACATTATGTTCCAGCAGATTGAGGAGGTGCGATCGCTCTGGCGTGGGGAATCTGTAACTTATCCGAATGGAAAAGGTGAAGCCGTAGCCGTTCAAACGTTGCCACGCCCGATTCAACCCGAACTTCCAGTCTGGATTACTGCCGCAGGCAATCCAGAAACATTTCGCATGGCAGGTGCTAAAGGTTTTCACCTTCTGACTCACTTATTGGGGCAGAGCCTAGAAGAATTAGCAGAAAAAATTGCCCTTTACCGACAAGCGTGGGTAGAAAACGGACATTCCGGTCAGGGGACTGTAACCTTGATGCTCCATACCTTTGTAGGTCAGAGCGATGATGCCGTCCGCGAAATTGTGCGTCAACCGATGCGGCAATATCTCGCCACTTCTCTCGATTTAATCAAGCAAGCTGCATGGGCTTTTCCCACTTTCAAGCAGAAAACCACGAACGACAAAGGACAATTTGCTATATCCCACTTATCCGAGCGAGATATGGATGAGGTGCTGGATTTTTCCTTTGAACGCTACTTTGAAACCAGTGGTTTGTTCGGGACTGTAGAAACTTGTTTGCAGATAGTCGATCGCATCAAAGGCATTGATGTGGATGAAATTGCTTGTTTGATTGACTACGGCATCGACACCGATCTAGTCTTGTCCCAACTGCCACTACTCGCTCGCGTCAAGGCGCAGTCCAATCTGCCTATGACTGAAGTTGCAACACAGAATAATTCTGTGGCAGGACTGATCGAGTGTCATCAAGTGACACACCTGCAATGCACTCCATCAATGGCAGGTTTGTTGATTGCCGATACCGCTACCCGCGCCGCTATGAAACAGTTACGTCAGATGATGGTTGGCGGCGAAGCTTTGACCGAAGCCTTGGCGCTCCAACTCCAGCAGATCGTGGCGGGACAAGTTCACAATATGTACGGTCCTACAGAAACTGCCATTTGGTCGGCAACTCATACGCTGACGCAAGTAAATGGAATCGTTCCCGTCGGTCGTCCGATCGCTAACACTGAGCTGTATATTTTAGATCGGAACGGACAACCCGTTCCCGTGGGAGTTGCAGGCGAACTGCTGATTGGGGGCGAAGGTGTGACTCGCGGTTATCTGAATCGACCGGAGTTAACTCAAGAGCGGTTTATTCCCCATCCTTTGAGCCAAAATCCGGCAGACCGTCTCTACCGCACAGGAGATTTGGTACGCTACCGCAGAGATGGCAATGTAGAATTCCTCGGTCGTATCGACTTTCAAGTGAAAGTGCGGGGCTATCGCATCGAATTAGGCGAAATTGAGACAATTTTAAGTCGTCACGAGGCAGTTCGAGAAGCAGCGATCGTGGTTCGCGAAGATGTACCGGGTGACAAGCGCCTAGTTGCCTACGTGTTACCACAGCCAGGACAACAGCCTGCTAACTCACAGTTGCGAGAATACTTACTCGCTCGATTGCCCGAATACATGGTTCCCTCCAACTTTGTCGTGCTAGAGGCTTTTCCCCTCACGCCAAACAATAAGGTCGATCGCAAGGCACTGCCTGCGCCGACGACGGTGCAGTTGGATAGGGCGATCGAGCAGACAGCATCTCAAAACCAGGTCGAGCAAACCCTAATGGCGATTTGGCAAAACTTACTTCAGGTGTCTGAAATTGGTACGGGAGATAACTTCTTCAG
This window of the Chroococcidiopsis thermalis PCC 7203 genome carries:
- a CDS encoding MupA/Atu3671 family FMN-dependent luciferase-like monooxygenase; amino-acid sequence: MSSFSCFVVGNGVLAVKCLEILLKTEHKVLGVYSADNSLVKFAEELGIPHAPSLPTFEDRLLSTEYDYLFSINNVWWIVPPNVITQARKATINFHDSLLPKYAGLYATSWALLHGERQHGITWHEVISDIDAGRILKQQIVPIEPTDTAFDLNARCLDAAIATFDEFIEELATDRLKPLPQDRSQQSYFGSSDRPAAACVLAFDTSSKELCNLVRALDFGPIRNPLGLPKLCLPDGVVAVGAADAVVTSHASVGQVLELDTDGICIATRDGAVRLSRLTSLEGKPLTLENLQQSYGVRVGVILPELNAELRDAIGQRNAAIARHERSWVKQLAQMTPFQHPYLQVGALNTSSDRLRRYPILLPAKRVEPRSLLTMFAAYCTRLATESEFDLGLQTAAQRSIAPEIFAQQVPIRVQSVAEEPFTDFQKRFEAELDRASRLGSYTLDIFARHSELQQLSQDALQVTIVLVENPNRLEWADLGATIALVAYEDGSLPELIHAGAIDEVNSAAIAQQLRSLIDACVEHPEQLLHQLPLLSATELHQIVVEWNQTVKPYSRDCCIHQLFEQQVTLHPDAIAVAFEEQQLTYGELNAKANQLARYLQQQGVGPDVLVGLHVERSLLMMVALLGIHKAGGAYVPLDPEFPRDRLGFMLQDSQAPVIVTQQQLMSNLVVEPGVSVIPIDTMWDEIEQQAIANPNSGVKPENLSYAIYTSGSTGKPKGVMVEHRNAVNFFTGMDGVIEHNPPGVWLAVTSLSFDISVLELFWTLARGFKVVIYNAKKERTAAKPSSLQNTNKAIDFSLFYFSSYENGGDTAAKYRLLTEGAKFGDTNGFKAVWTPERHFHAFGGLFPNPAVTSAAIAATTKQIQIRAGSCVSPLHSSVRIAEDWSIVDNLSGGRVGISFAAGWQPNDFVLRPETFENRKDIMFQQIEEVRSLWRGESVTYPNGKGEAVAVQTLPRPIQPELPVWITAAGNPETFRMAGAKGFHLLTHLLGQSLEELAEKIALYRQAWVENGHSGQGTVTLMLHTFVGQSDDAVREIVRQPMRQYLATSLDLIKQAAWAFPTFKQKTTNDKGQFAISHLSERDMDEVLDFSFERYFETSGLFGTVETCLQIVDRIKGIDVDEIACLIDYGIDTDLVLSQLPLLARVKAQSNLPMTEVATQNNSVAGLIECHQVTHLQCTPSMAGLLIADTATRAAMKQLRQMMVGGEALTEALALQLQQIVAGQVHNMYGPTETAIWSATHTLTQVNGIVPVGRPIANTELYILDRNGQPVPVGVAGELLIGGEGVTRGYLNRPELTQERFIPHPLSQNPADRLYRTGDLVRYRRDGNVEFLGRIDFQVKVRGYRIELGEIETILSRHEAVREAAIVVREDVPGDKRLVAYVLPQPGQQPANSQLREYLLARLPEYMVPSNFVVLEAFPLTPNNKVDRKALPAPTTVQLDRAIEQTASQNQVEQTLMAIWQNLLQVSEIGTGDNFFSLGGNSLIAVSLMGTIRSTFSVDLPLINLFQFPTVGGMARQIEQAQAMQVNLDDMEDTIAYLAQLSDEEVMALLK